In one Myripristis murdjan chromosome 5, fMyrMur1.1, whole genome shotgun sequence genomic region, the following are encoded:
- the LOC115359340 gene encoding NLR family CARD domain-containing protein 3-like gives MSDCEEEEEGRAVSAVSSCLSMKSDWSKEEPPDFSAEPGASDTKDRKRSRGDVKEQLSCCALCQEILRDPVSTSCGHWFCRRCITSDWDQSDPSGDPACPQCGERSRTRPGLQTPSQTSPVDGGLQEVLDEHKISLRRRCEFVTEGTAAAGSGTPLNRIYTELYITQGRREEVNTQHEVRQLETTSKMETLSDTPIKCQDIFKPLPGQDTHIRVVVTQGVAGIGKTFSVQKFTLDWAEGLENQHVSLVVLLSFRELNLIKDERYSLLQLLRVFHPTLQTVTAEKLAVCEVVFIFDGLDESRFLLDFQNNEIVSDVTQTSSVDVLLTNLIKGKLLPSALLWITSRPAAANQIPPTCVDRVTEVRGFTDLQKEEYFRRRSGDEELCSRIISHIKASRSLHIMCHIPVFCWITATVLEHMLTTDQRGELPKSLTDMYSHLLLVQTQRKKHKYNERHDRSQQELMETDREVLLKLGRLAFEHLEKGNLMFYQEDLEECGLDVTEASVYSGVCTEIFKTECVLFQRKVFCFVHLSIQEFLAAVYIFHCYTNSNTEVLARIMRRKCDDKKPSLDIFLRTVMSEALWSKNGHLDLFVRFLHGLSLESNHRLLGGLLGQTENRPKDIQRVIKNLKKMNTSSVSPDRSINIFHCLMEMNDLSVNQDIREFLKSESRSEKKLSEIHCLALAYMLQMSEEVLDVLDLQAYRTSDEGRRRLISALRNCRKARLSGCELSETHWEIVASALKSNPHLTELDLSKNLLEDSGVELLSAGLESPNCRLETLRLRDCRLSESSCASLASALKSNPHLTELDLSENRLQDSGVELLSVGLESPNCRLKTLRLSDCWLSESCCASLASALKSNPHLTELDLSENQLE, from the exons atgagtgactgtgaggaagaagaggagggcagagcagtgtctgcagtgtccagctgtctgtccatgaagagtgactggtctaaagaaGAACCTCCagacttcagtgctgaacctggagcttcagacacaaa ggacaggaagaggagtcgaggtgatgtgaaggagcagctgtcctgctgtgctttgtgtcaggagatcctgagggatccagtctccaccagctgtggacactggttctgcagacggtgcatcacctcagactgggaccagtctgatccatcaggagatcctgcctgtccccagtgtggagaaagatccagaacaagacctggactgcagacacccagtcaaaccagcccagtggacggcggtctgcaggaggttttagacgagcataagatcagtctgaggaggagatgtgaatttgtgacagaaggaactgctgcagcaggaagtggaacccccctcaacaggatctacactgagctctacatcacacagggacggagggaagaggttaatacccaacatgaggtgaggcagctggagacaacatccaagatggagaccctcagtgacactccaatcaagtgccaggacatctttaaacccttacctggccaagacacacacatcagagtagttgtgacgcagggcgttgccgggattggaaaaaccttctcagtgcagaagttcactctggactgggcagagggcttggaaaaccaacatgtcagtcttgtggttctgctttcgttccgggagctgaacttgatcaaagatgagcgctacagtcttctccagctgctccgtgttttccatccaacattacagacggtcacagcagagaagctcgccgtctgtgaagtcgtgttcatctttgacggcctggatgaaagcaggtttttattggatttccagaacaatgagatcgtgtctgatgtcacacagacatcatcagtagatgtgctgttgacaaacctcatcaaggggaagctgcttccctcggctctcctctggataacttccagacctgcggcggccaatcagatccctcctacatgtgtggacagggtaacagaagtgcgagggttcactgacctccagaaggaggagtacttcaggaggagatccggtgatgaggagctgtgcagcagaatcatctcacacatcaaggcgtccaggagcctccacatcatgtgccacatcccagtcttctgctggatcactgctacagttctggagcacatgttgactacagaccagagaggagagctgcccaagagcctgactgacatgtactcacacctcctgctggttcagacacagaggaagaagcacaagtacaatgagagacatgacaggagtcagcaggagctgatggagactgacagggaagttcttctgaagctgggcaggctggcgtttgaacatctggagaaaggcaacctgatgttctaccaagaagacctggaggagtgtggtcttgatgtcacagaggcctcggtgtactcaggagtgtgcacagagatcttcaaaaccgagtgtgtgctctttcAGAGAAAAGTcttctgctttgttcatctgagcattcaggagtttctcgctgcagtctacatcttccactgctacaccaacagcaacacagaggtactggccagaatcatgaggagaaaatgtgatgacaaaaagccatcgttggatatcttcctgaggacagtcatgtctgaagccctgtggagcaaaaatggtcacctggacctctttgtccgtttccttcatggcctctcactggagtccaaccacaggctcttaggaggcctgctgggtcagacagagaaCAGACCAAAAGACATCCAGAGAGTCATCAAGAATCTGAAGAAGATGAACACCTCCAgtgtctcacctgacagaagcatcaacatcttccactgtttgatggagatgaacgacctctcagtaaATCAGGATATCCgagagttcctgaagtcagagagcagatcagagaagaaactctctgagatccactgcttagctctggcctacatgctgcagatgtcagaggaggttctggatgtgtTGGACCTGCAGGCATACAGAACATCAGATGAGGGACGACGGAGACTGATCTCAGCtttgaggaactgcaggaaggctcg actttCTGGCTGTGAACTCTCAGAGACTCATTGGGAAAtcgtggcctcggctctgaagtccaacccccatctgacagagctggacctgagtaagaaCCTGCtggaggattcaggagtggagctgctgtctgctggactggagagtccaaactgcagactggagactctcag actgagggactgcaggttgtcagagagcagctgtgcttctctggcctcggctctgaagtccaacccccatctgacagagctggacctgagtgagaaccggctgcaggattcaggagtggagctgctgtctgttggactggagagtccaaactgcagactgaagactctcag actgagtgactgctggttgtcagagagctgctgtgcctctctggcctcggctctgaagtccaacccccatctgacagagctggacctgagtgagaaccagctggag
- the LOC115359349 gene encoding G0/G1 switch protein 2-like — protein sequence MQNMQEFIPFAKEMLSQKPSRGLLKVYLVGSVFAVLGTVIGLVETVCQPFTSGEPLDAEMILLLAREQRTLEAEMGRRARRQEAEEEEEREEEQEVEVAADGAAATAVSKKHGLGQRNLANRLHAS from the coding sequence ATGCAGAACATGCAGGAGTTCATCCCCTTCGCCAAAGAGATGCTGAGCCAGAAGCCCAGCCGCGGCCTGCTGAAGGTCTACCTGGTCGGCTCGGTGTTCGCGGTGCTGGGGACGGTCATCGGCCTGGTGGAGACCGTGTGCCAGCCCTTCACCTCCGGGGAGCCGCTGGACGCAGAGATGATCCTCCTGCTGGCCCGGGAGCAGAGGACTCTGGAGGCCGAGATGGGCCGCAGGGCGCGGCGCCaggaggccgaggaggaggaggagagggaggaggagcaggaggtggaggtcGCTGCTGACGGGGCCGCGGCAACGGCCGTCTCCAAGAAGCACGGATTGGGCCAGAGGAACCTGGCCAACCGGCTGCACGCCTCCTAA